One Microbacterium keratanolyticum DNA window includes the following coding sequences:
- a CDS encoding sigma-70 family RNA polymerase sigma factor, with translation MQTSTRDQWIIDSIPLVGYLARTVSGPVSSPHREALTTAGALALVGAADSFDPARDASFTAHAQSRILAAFATVARDAEVASLELRMPAAATPGAADVLGATLGRPLTVTEVAMVLGVDAVALREPTDDSGRVTVSFEDDAARQLLVSGMISPEVAAELDAAEGRLRGALDALPERLAHVMRGLYFEGRTAASLAEERGVGIADVLQERAQALRVLRGTVAARSDDDAAVQLDGEAAPVAPAKEAHYSQIAQRGRHLAQSLFPQRSPA, from the coding sequence ATGCAGACCTCCACGCGAGATCAGTGGATCATCGACAGCATTCCGCTTGTGGGATATCTGGCCCGTACGGTCTCGGGTCCGGTGTCGTCGCCCCACCGCGAAGCTCTGACGACGGCAGGCGCGCTCGCGCTGGTCGGTGCGGCGGACTCCTTCGATCCCGCACGCGACGCCTCCTTCACAGCGCACGCGCAGTCCCGCATCCTCGCTGCCTTCGCCACGGTCGCACGGGATGCGGAAGTCGCATCACTCGAGCTCCGGATGCCCGCGGCCGCGACGCCGGGAGCTGCTGATGTCCTCGGCGCGACGCTGGGGCGGCCGCTGACGGTCACCGAGGTGGCGATGGTGCTGGGCGTCGACGCGGTGGCTCTCCGCGAGCCCACGGATGACTCCGGCCGCGTCACCGTCTCGTTCGAGGACGATGCGGCGCGTCAACTCCTCGTCAGCGGCATGATCTCACCGGAGGTGGCTGCGGAACTGGATGCCGCCGAAGGGCGGCTTCGCGGCGCTCTCGATGCTCTTCCCGAGCGGCTGGCACACGTCATGCGGGGCCTCTACTTCGAGGGCCGTACGGCGGCGAGTCTCGCGGAGGAGCGGGGCGTGGGAATCGCGGACGTGCTGCAGGAGCGCGCGCAGGCGTTGCGGGTGCTCCGCGGCACGGTGGCGGCGCGTTCGGATGACGACGCCGCAGTGCAGCTCGACGGGGAAGCAGCCCCTGTCGCGCCCGCCAAGGAGGCGCACTACAGCCAGATCGCTCAGCGCGGTCGGCACCTGGCGCAGTCGCTGTTCCCGCAGCGTTCGCCGGCGTAG
- a CDS encoding DNA alkylation repair protein, which yields MSHDPAAALAADIRDALRAAADPERAPGQQAYMKSTMPFLGVRVPEVRAIARACAKGHADAQVLRGAALSLWRTATHREERYAAQALLAARSLRGDLDLLPVHEEMIRAGGWWDHVDETAHRLAELLDAHPDVMAVEMRVWADDADFWMRRAAIISQLGRKSRTDRALLTDTIEANIRESEFFLRKAIGWALREYAKTDPAWVRTFVAQHPDLSPLSRREALKNLA from the coding sequence GTGAGCCACGACCCCGCCGCCGCTCTCGCGGCAGACATCCGCGATGCGCTGCGCGCGGCTGCGGATCCGGAGCGTGCTCCCGGCCAGCAGGCGTACATGAAGTCGACGATGCCGTTCCTCGGTGTGCGCGTCCCTGAGGTGCGGGCGATCGCCCGCGCATGTGCCAAGGGGCACGCGGATGCGCAGGTGCTGCGCGGCGCCGCCCTGTCGCTGTGGCGCACGGCCACGCATCGCGAGGAGCGCTACGCCGCGCAGGCACTTCTGGCCGCGCGGTCACTGCGCGGAGACCTCGACCTGCTGCCGGTGCACGAGGAGATGATCCGCGCGGGTGGCTGGTGGGATCACGTCGATGAGACCGCCCACCGACTGGCGGAGCTGCTCGACGCACACCCGGACGTGATGGCTGTGGAGATGCGCGTCTGGGCGGATGACGCTGACTTCTGGATGCGACGCGCGGCGATCATCTCGCAGCTGGGACGAAAGTCCCGCACCGACAGGGCTCTGCTGACCGACACCATCGAGGCGAACATCCGCGAGAGCGAGTTCTTCCTTCGCAAAGCGATCGGTTGGGCGCTGCGAGAGTACGCCAAGACCGATCCCGCATGGGTGCGCACGTTCGTCGCACAGCACCCCGACCTCTCCCCGCTTTCGCGCAGAGAAGCTCTCAAGAATCTCGCCTGA